In Corylus avellana chromosome ca2, CavTom2PMs-1.0, the following proteins share a genomic window:
- the LOC132170689 gene encoding large ribosomal subunit protein uL14x/uL14z/uL14y-like — MSLGLPVAATMNCADNTGAKNLYIISVKGIKGRLNRLPSACVGDMVMATVKKGKPDLRKKVLPAVIVRQCKPWRRKDGVFMYFEDNAGVIVNPKGKMKGSAITGPIGKECADLWPRIASAANAIV, encoded by the exons ATGTCACTGGGTCTTCCAGTGGCAGCAACTATGAATTGTGCAGACAACACTGGGGCCAAGAACCTTTACATTATCTCTGTGAAGGGTATCAAGGGTCGCCTCAACCGCCTGCCGTCAGCATGTGTTGGCGACATGGTTATGGCAACTGTCAAGAAAGGGAAGCCTGATCTCCGAAAGAAGGTCTTGCCCGCTGTTATTGTGAGGCAGTGCAAGCCGTGGCGCCGAAAGGATGGTGTTTTTATGTACTTCGAAG ATAATGCTGGTGTTATCGTCAACCCCAAGGGCAAAATGAAAG GATCTGCTATTACTGGGCCAATTGGAAAGGAGTGTGCTGATCTATGGCCAAGGATTGCAAGTGCCGCCAATGCCATTGTTTAA